One Desertifilum tharense IPPAS B-1220 genomic window carries:
- a CDS encoding PEP-CTERM sorting domain-containing protein (PEP-CTERM proteins occur, often in large numbers, in the proteomes of bacteria that also encode an exosortase, a predicted intramembrane cysteine proteinase. The presence of a PEP-CTERM domain at a protein's C-terminus predicts cleavage within the sorting domain, followed by covalent anchoring to some some component of the (usually Gram-negative) cell surface. Many PEP-CTERM proteins exhibit an unusual sequence composition that includes large numbers of potential glycosylation sites. Expression of one such protein has been shown restore the ability of a bacterium to form floc, a type of biofilm.), whose protein sequence is MKFLSVKKVLTAAVAATTLASAVSLPAEAFTFGNDGILFDKDTTVNFDFLYSQGKYQSKVGIFEVVGGTTSFVQWLLKEDLKAFDSTANDFKGTCGVSVSVCNVAYTFKAGVEYALGITPTGQPKTNEFLFSTNTLNPVDPITGQLQTLFTSIAPGQFKIAFEDNGWVENGTRDYNDFVFTAAVVPVPEPTVLLGLGLVGGAIATTRRRKSQAS, encoded by the coding sequence ATGAAGTTTCTATCCGTGAAAAAAGTTCTCACCGCCGCAGTTGCTGCAACCACTCTAGCTAGTGCGGTTTCCTTGCCAGCCGAAGCATTTACCTTTGGCAACGATGGCATCCTGTTCGATAAAGATACAACCGTCAACTTTGACTTTCTCTACTCCCAAGGCAAATATCAATCCAAAGTTGGGATTTTTGAAGTCGTTGGTGGCACTACCAGCTTTGTGCAGTGGTTACTCAAGGAAGACTTAAAAGCCTTCGACTCAACCGCTAATGATTTCAAGGGAACTTGCGGCGTGTCGGTGTCAGTTTGTAACGTTGCCTATACCTTTAAAGCTGGAGTTGAGTACGCTTTGGGCATCACTCCCACGGGACAGCCGAAAACAAATGAGTTCTTGTTCTCCACCAATACCCTAAACCCTGTCGATCCCATTACTGGGCAACTCCAAACCCTGTTTACCTCAATCGCACCGGGTCAGTTTAAGATCGCCTTTGAAGACAATGGTTGGGTTGAAAATGGAACGCGCGACTACAACGACTTTGTATTCACGGCTGCTGTTGTCCCCGTTCCCGAACCGACTGTCCTATTAGGATTGGGTTTAGTAGGCGGCGCGATCGCCACCACTCGTCGTCGCAAAAGTCAAGCGTCCTAA
- a CDS encoding ankyrin repeat domain-containing protein has translation MAYQPHPRFMKLYQAIDSQDIDLLKTLLSNKVYLIHLDWDENREDYETLLELAVKIENLALVQILLEKGHNLPYWSKCLAISIELAAELNNLEIVQTLLEAGADANVGGTASPIIPAAGTRNIQLVQLLISSGAEVNSVGEEGVTPLMTASGSGSIEIVKLLVEHGARIDATRVDGWYTALHLARDYGHEDVCQYLENNLNKM, from the coding sequence TAGATTTACTTAAAACTCTTCTATCTAATAAGGTATACCTCATTCACCTTGACTGGGATGAAAATAGAGAAGATTATGAAACATTGCTGGAGCTGGCAGTCAAAATTGAGAACTTAGCGCTTGTTCAAATTTTGCTTGAGAAGGGACACAATCTGCCCTACTGGTCGAAGTGTCTTGCAATAAGCATCGAGCTAGCAGCCGAATTAAATAATTTGGAAATCGTGCAAACATTGCTTGAGGCTGGTGCTGATGCTAATGTAGGCGGAACAGCATCTCCTATAATTCCTGCTGCTGGAACACGAAATATTCAACTGGTTCAACTACTAATTTCATCAGGGGCCGAGGTTAACTCTGTTGGAGAGGAAGGCGTTACTCCATTAATGACAGCTAGTGGTTCTGGCTCTATAGAGATAGTCAAACTATTAGTTGAACATGGTGCGAGAATTGATGCAACTCGTGTTGATGGCTGGTACACCGCCTTGCATTTAGCTCGCGACTATGGACATGAGGATGTTTGCCAATACTTAGAAAACAATCTTAATAAGATGTAA